The Nodosilinea sp. PGN35 genomic sequence CATCCAGGCGATATTCCACGCAGCCGGGCTGGTAGTCGGGCAGGCAGTCTCTGGAGAAGATCAGCACTCCGCCGACCGACCGCAGGTAGGGTACATCGTCAAACAACACCTCCACCACCTGAGGCACATAACCAGGGGGTAACGGAGGTAAAGCTTTTGCTTCAGCCAGGGCGGGTAGCTGCTCTGGATGCTGACTCAAGTACGACGTAGCTCCTGGGGAAAGGCCCCAAGTTGTAATGTCCTGGTTCATCGAAATGCCTCATCGAATTCGTCTTCGGTAATGTCGGAATCGGCGGATAGCCTTGATAGCTTTTGCCCGTCACTCAAGGGCAAAGGAAATAAGCACTCGGCGATTTCCTTGCGCTTTTGGTTCTCGTCATCTAAATCCGTCAGCGTCTGCTGCTTTTGGCAACGGGCAATGAGTTTTGGCTGCACAGTGCTGTGCCAGAGCGCTTCACTTCTGGCTTGAGTGGCCTGCTCTTTTTTGGAAATCTTCACCCGTACCCGCAGCGGCACCGAAGCCTCGCCCCCACCCCGGTAGGCCGGGTTGATAAACACGCATTCCCCCTGATCCAGCTTGAGGATTTGATCCGCCGTCATCAGCGGCACTCGCTGGCACTGCTCCGAACGGCTATTGCTGCCATAGCGACCCTGGCTGCGCGATCGGGTGTAGATGCGCACGTCCTTTTCGCCCAAATAGCCCGAGAATTCTTGAGCCGTCTCCCGGTCTTTAGGGTTGAAAAATACCTTGGTGCCACAGGCAGCAAATAATGCCCTGGACAGATCGCGCCCATAGATGTGCTGGAGTTGGGCAAAGTTCTGGTAGCCCAGCAATCCCACAAAGCCGTAGGAGCGAAACTCGTTGATCCACTTGGGTAGATCCGGCAGGTAAAGCGTCGGCAGTTCATCCAGGGCGATCACCAGCGGTTCAGATCGAGGCCGCGCAAAGTTGCGGGTGACGATCAGGTGGAGGATAGCTGCTAGAAGGGGACTGACGGCATCGCGCTTCTGGATATCCACCTGCAAGAACAAGATGCGCTTGCCAGTCATATCCAGTGGAATCGTGGTCTGGCCGCAGAAGCTAGAGACTAACTGCTTGCCCGTAAACGTTTTGAAGGTGCGCTGAGCTGTCGCGACAATCCCCGCGATCTGCTTATCGGCTTCTTCCGAGGCAATCAGCTGGCTAAAACTCTCCATCGTCCAGGGCGGAATCCATCCCGACTCCCCGGCCTGCCGGATGCGCCCCGGCAGGTTGGAAAGGTTCAAGATTTTGCTCGCCATCAGCAGGTCTGGGTAGGGGGTGCGCTTGGCGAGTAGCATCACCGCCTCGACCAGGTTGGTACCGGCACTGTTGAAGAAGTCATTATCCCGATAGCTGCCGTCCCGCTGGGTGTTCTTTTGCAGCACGGCAGCGAGCTGTGACGCCATCAGGGCATCAGTTTCGTCTTCAAGGAAATCGAGGGGGTTGCAGATGCCGGTGTAGGGTTGCCCCGGCGCAAACACATCGACTTGATAGCCCTGACTCGCCGCCCAGGCGGCATGAGCCGCGAGCTGACTGCCCTTAAAATCGTAGACCACGATGGAAAATCCCTGGGCGATCGCTGAGCGAATCGCCGGATCAATGATGCTGTAGGTCTTCCCTGAGTCCGGGGCTCCGGCTACTACAATGCTCTGCTGGGCTTGAGGAATATCAAGATCTCCAGCTTTGAGCGGCACCTTGGCTGGATGTTTTTGTTTTTGCTGCTTTCGCCCCAGGGCCGTCGCCCGTCGCCGTTCGGCCTTCCCCGCAAATCGCCCCGTCGCCAGCTTGTTCTTGTTGGTGCTGTTGCCAAACAAGCTCATCCCCACCCACAGCACCACTAGTCCGAGCAGCAGAGTACCCATGCCGGAGTCCAGGAAGGGTTGAGCCATGTCCCGTAGGATGCTGAGATCCAGAGGGCGTTGGGGTTGAGAGGATGTCGTCATGATCTGGCCAAGGTGTCGATTTGCTGAATCTCGTAGACTTCACCGTTAAAGCCCAGGGTGTATTGCTGGAAGCTTTCAGTGCCCAGCTGATTCACAATGAGCTGAGGTAGCCCGTTGTCCACCGTTGTTGTCGGCTCAATCAGGTCACGGCCTGGCGGTACATGGGGATTGAGGTAGGTCGCCAGCACCCGCTGAAAGCTATTGTCCTGAGGGATGTAACCGAAGAACGCACAGCCAATCGCCCCACAAAGCGGCTGCCTCTCGCTGCCCTCCACTCGCGAATCCACTAGATACAGTGGCTGGTGTTGACCTGCCACCTGCACCTTCCACATCTGCATCTGACCCGGATCGACCGGAAAAGTAGGGCTGAGGTTGTCCTGCATCATCTGACTGAGCAAACGC encodes the following:
- a CDS encoding type IV secretory system conjugative DNA transfer family protein, whose protein sequence is MAQPFLDSGMGTLLLGLVVLWVGMSLFGNSTNKNKLATGRFAGKAERRRATALGRKQQKQKHPAKVPLKAGDLDIPQAQQSIVVAGAPDSGKTYSIIDPAIRSAIAQGFSIVVYDFKGSQLAAHAAWAASQGYQVDVFAPGQPYTGICNPLDFLEDETDALMASQLAAVLQKNTQRDGSYRDNDFFNSAGTNLVEAVMLLAKRTPYPDLLMASKILNLSNLPGRIRQAGESGWIPPWTMESFSQLIASEEADKQIAGIVATAQRTFKTFTGKQLVSSFCGQTTIPLDMTGKRILFLQVDIQKRDAVSPLLAAILHLIVTRNFARPRSEPLVIALDELPTLYLPDLPKWINEFRSYGFVGLLGYQNFAQLQHIYGRDLSRALFAACGTKVFFNPKDRETAQEFSGYLGEKDVRIYTRSRSQGRYGSNSRSEQCQRVPLMTADQILKLDQGECVFINPAYRGGGEASVPLRVRVKISKKEQATQARSEALWHSTVQPKLIARCQKQQTLTDLDDENQKRKEIAECLFPLPLSDGQKLSRLSADSDITEDEFDEAFR